In a single window of the Elaeis guineensis isolate ETL-2024a chromosome 6, EG11, whole genome shotgun sequence genome:
- the LOC105047389 gene encoding trihelix transcription factor ENAP1 isoform X1, whose protein sequence is MDGRETAPSRPPNPALPYREDCWSEGETSALVEAWGDHYLELNRGNLRQKHWQEVADAVNSRRGASASRRPPRTDVQCKNRIDTLKKKYKIEKARISSSDGGATSQWTFYERLDALIGSAAPAKKPSPPLALPLPYHRKGSPLPAAAAAFRPADKRPVAALAVDDPSFFRRAAAAAAAESAEDEEEEDSGSSSRSGRGWRGAREGNGDGIRQLARAITRFAEIYERVERAKQRQMMELEKQRMEFAKGLEFQRMQIFVDSQVQLEKIKRAKRADSDYL, encoded by the exons ATGGACGGGAGGGAGACGGCTCCGTCACGGCCCCCGAACCCGGCGTTGCCCTACCGCGAGGACTGCTGGAGCGAGGGCGAGACCTCGGCGCTGGTGGAGGCATGGGGCGACCACTACCTCGAGCTTAACCGGGGTAATCTCCGTCAGAAGCACTGGCAGGAGGTCGCCGATGCCGTCAACTCCCGCCGCGGTGCCTCCGCCAGCCGCCGGCCCCCCCGCACAGATGTCCAGTGCAAGAACCGGATCGATACCCTGAAGAAGAAGTACAAGATCGAGAAGGCCCGGATCTCATCCTCCGATGGTGGGGCGACGAGCCAGTGGACGTTCTATGAACGCCTAGACGCCCTCATCGGATCCGCTGCCCCGGCCAAGAAGCCATCGCCGCCGCTCGCCCTGCCGCTCCCCTATCACCGGAAGGGCTCCCCCCTTCCGGCCGCGGCCGCCGCCTTCCGCCCCGCGGACAAGCGCCCGGTGGCCGCACTCGCCGTCGATGACCCGTCCTTCTTCCGGAGGGCGGCCGCGGCTGCAGCGGCAGAGTCGGCGgaggacgaggaggaggaggactcGGGGTCGTCGTCGAGGTCCGGGAGGGGGTGGAGGGGGGCGAGGGAAGGGAATGGGGACGGGATCCGACAGCTGGCGAGGGCGATCACGAGGTTTGCTGAGATCTATGAGAGGGTGGAGAGGGCGAAGCAGCGGCAGATGATGGAGCTGGAGAAGCAGCGGATGGAGTTCGCCAAGGGGCTGGAGTTCCAACGGATGCAGATCTTTGTGGATTCCCAGGTCCAGCTGGAGAAGATCAAGCGAGCCAAGCGAGCAGATTCTG ATTACTTGTAG
- the LOC105047389 gene encoding trihelix transcription factor ENAP1 isoform X2, protein MDGRETAPSRPPNPALPYREDCWSEGETSALVEAWGDHYLELNRGNLRQKHWQEVADAVNSRRGASASRRPPRTDVQCKNRIDTLKKKYKIEKARISSSDGGATSQWTFYERLDALIGSAAPAKKPSPPLALPLPYHRKGSPLPAAAAAFRPADKRPVAALAVDDPSFFRRAAAAAAAESAEDEEEEDSGSSSRSGRGWRGAREGNGDGIRQLARAITRFAEIYERVERAKQRQMMELEKQRMEFAKGLEFQRMQIFVDSQVQLEKIKRAKRADSG, encoded by the exons ATGGACGGGAGGGAGACGGCTCCGTCACGGCCCCCGAACCCGGCGTTGCCCTACCGCGAGGACTGCTGGAGCGAGGGCGAGACCTCGGCGCTGGTGGAGGCATGGGGCGACCACTACCTCGAGCTTAACCGGGGTAATCTCCGTCAGAAGCACTGGCAGGAGGTCGCCGATGCCGTCAACTCCCGCCGCGGTGCCTCCGCCAGCCGCCGGCCCCCCCGCACAGATGTCCAGTGCAAGAACCGGATCGATACCCTGAAGAAGAAGTACAAGATCGAGAAGGCCCGGATCTCATCCTCCGATGGTGGGGCGACGAGCCAGTGGACGTTCTATGAACGCCTAGACGCCCTCATCGGATCCGCTGCCCCGGCCAAGAAGCCATCGCCGCCGCTCGCCCTGCCGCTCCCCTATCACCGGAAGGGCTCCCCCCTTCCGGCCGCGGCCGCCGCCTTCCGCCCCGCGGACAAGCGCCCGGTGGCCGCACTCGCCGTCGATGACCCGTCCTTCTTCCGGAGGGCGGCCGCGGCTGCAGCGGCAGAGTCGGCGgaggacgaggaggaggaggactcGGGGTCGTCGTCGAGGTCCGGGAGGGGGTGGAGGGGGGCGAGGGAAGGGAATGGGGACGGGATCCGACAGCTGGCGAGGGCGATCACGAGGTTTGCTGAGATCTATGAGAGGGTGGAGAGGGCGAAGCAGCGGCAGATGATGGAGCTGGAGAAGCAGCGGATGGAGTTCGCCAAGGGGCTGGAGTTCCAACGGATGCAGATCTTTGTGGATTCCCAGGTCCAGCTGGAGAAGATCAAGCGAGCCAAGCGAGCAGATTCTGGTTA A